In one window of bacterium DNA:
- the trpS gene encoding tryptophan--tRNA ligase, which translates to MSASEGRTQRILSGIQPSGELHIGNYLGAMRQHVELQAKGQGIYFVADYHSMTSVRDAGERRGLVHDLVLDYLACGLDPAVSILYRQSDLPETCELAWLLTTVTPMGLLQRAHSYKDKVAQGLQPDHGLFAYPVLMAADILQYNPELVPVGQDQKQHLEMTRDIAVKFNQTYGDEVFQLPEPHILDSVAVVPGTDGRKMSKSYGNTLRMFWPKKRLRKAVMGIVTDSTPVEDPKDTDQTLFSLWALFATKPEREEMFARAEAGGLGYGDVKLELFERIMDVFGPMRERRDELATRPDDLEDILAAGAGRARELCAPILDAARKVAGLGR; encoded by the coding sequence ATGAGCGCTTCGGAAGGTCGAACCCAACGCATCCTCTCCGGCATCCAGCCCTCGGGCGAGCTGCACATCGGCAACTATCTGGGGGCCATGCGTCAGCATGTCGAGCTGCAGGCCAAAGGGCAGGGCATCTACTTCGTCGCCGACTATCACTCGATGACGTCGGTGCGGGATGCCGGCGAGCGCCGCGGTCTGGTGCACGATCTCGTGCTCGACTACCTCGCCTGCGGTCTGGATCCGGCGGTCTCGATCCTCTACCGCCAATCTGATCTGCCCGAAACCTGCGAGCTGGCGTGGTTGCTGACGACTGTCACGCCGATGGGGCTCCTGCAGCGCGCCCATTCCTACAAGGACAAGGTGGCCCAGGGCCTCCAGCCCGATCACGGCCTGTTCGCCTACCCGGTGCTGATGGCCGCGGACATCCTGCAGTACAACCCGGAGCTCGTGCCGGTCGGCCAGGACCAGAAGCAACATCTCGAGATGACCCGCGACATCGCCGTCAAGTTCAATCAGACCTACGGCGACGAGGTCTTCCAGCTTCCGGAGCCGCACATCCTGGATTCCGTTGCCGTGGTGCCGGGTACCGACGGGCGAAAGATGAGCAAGAGCTACGGCAACACTTTGCGGATGTTCTGGCCGAAGAAGCGGCTGCGCAAAGCCGTCATGGGCATCGTCACGGATTCGACACCGGTCGAGGATCCGAAGGATACGGACCAGACCCTCTTCTCCTTGTGGGCACTCTTCGCGACGAAGCCCGAGCGCGAGGAGATGTTCGCCCGCGCTGAAGCGGGCGGCCTGGGTTACGGCGACGTCAAGCTGGAGCTCTTCGAGCGCATCATGGACGTCTTCGGCCCGATGCGAGAGCGTCGCGACGAGCTTGCGACGCGTCCCGACGATCTCGAGGACATCCTCGCTGCGGGAGCAGGGCGTGCGCGCGAACTCTGCGCACCGATTCTGGACGCCGCTCGCAAGGTCGCGGGGCTGGGTCGTTAG